A single window of Bacteroides sp. DNA harbors:
- a CDS encoding radical SAM protein gives MDKTPSLIGGRRAGWIRMRLHFNILKVTLQFFRNPLKSVKALKQLKAFRRKQQGLERIFKFVKSGQRYFWSSEIPGFPSPQLEQVIKSEMARNMPSKNLNGGRPGLQTLIWGITNRCPLNCIHCYDWENIDTKDKLNLDQLLEVLRHIEEVGIRHIQLSGGEPLVRFNDLIQILKKASKKMDCWLLTSGFGLTNEKALALKEAGLIGVNISLDHWDEKKHNAFRRNDHSFEWVKKAAKHCRESGLMVSLSLCATRDFVSKENLWAYADLAKDWGVHFIRILEARAVGSFAGKDVHLNKQSIEQISAFFHQVNSDPHFKEYPIVNFFGYHQREIGCMGAGNRYFYIDANAGVHACPFCRGSKGNVLETPLAESIERLRETGCHFFKDQDLQQ, from the coding sequence ATGGATAAAACACCAAGCCTGATTGGGGGAAGAAGGGCCGGATGGATACGGATGCGATTGCATTTCAACATCCTGAAAGTAACCTTGCAGTTTTTCAGAAACCCGCTGAAGTCTGTCAAAGCACTTAAACAACTCAAGGCTTTCCGGCGAAAACAGCAGGGGTTGGAACGGATATTTAAATTTGTGAAATCAGGACAAAGATATTTCTGGTCATCTGAAATTCCAGGTTTCCCTTCTCCCCAACTGGAGCAAGTCATAAAAAGCGAGATGGCCAGAAATATGCCCTCCAAAAATTTGAACGGCGGCAGGCCAGGCTTGCAAACCCTTATCTGGGGCATTACAAACCGTTGTCCGCTAAACTGCATCCATTGCTATGACTGGGAAAACATTGATACCAAAGATAAGTTGAACCTTGATCAGTTGTTGGAAGTACTCCGACATATTGAAGAGGTGGGGATAAGACATATTCAACTTAGCGGAGGAGAACCCCTGGTAAGATTCAATGACCTGATCCAGATACTTAAAAAGGCTTCAAAAAAAATGGATTGCTGGTTGTTAACCTCTGGTTTTGGCCTGACAAATGAAAAAGCACTCGCCTTGAAAGAGGCTGGTTTGATTGGAGTCAATATCAGCCTCGATCACTGGGATGAAAAAAAGCATAATGCCTTCCGCAGAAACGACCACAGCTTTGAATGGGTTAAGAAAGCGGCGAAGCATTGCAGGGAATCTGGCCTGATGGTTAGCCTTTCTTTGTGCGCCACCAGGGATTTTGTCAGTAAGGAAAACCTTTGGGCCTACGCAGATCTGGCAAAGGACTGGGGGGTGCACTTCATCCGTATTCTTGAGGCCCGTGCAGTTGGCAGTTTTGCTGGCAAGGATGTCCACCTCAATAAGCAAAGCATTGAACAGATCAGTGCTTTTTTCCACCAGGTAAATTCCGATCCTCATTTCAAGGAGTATCCAATTGTGAACTTCTTTGGATATCACCAGCGTGAAATTGGTTGTATGGGTGCAGGAAACCGGTACTTCTATATTGATGCCAACGCCGGGGTACACGCTTGCCCGTTTTGTCGTGGCAGCAAGGGCAATGTATTGGAAACTCCCCTTGCTGAATCCATAGAACGCCTGAGGGAAACTGGCTGCCATTTCTTTAAGGATCAGGATTTGCAACAATAA
- the pnuC gene encoding nicotinamide riboside transporter PnuC, producing MDWNAFFELFWQNVAASSIWEIIAVIFGILSVWYAQKANILVYPTGIISTVIYIFICFFAQLYADMGINVFYTSMSIYGWYMWTRKDENKKVLPIRWNTKREQALGILMIPVLYVLILGLIWIFMKDDPSGYMQTYVPYVDSFTTSIFLIGMWYMARKKIENWIYWIVGDIISIPLYFVKGLVFTSFQFTIFLVIAVMGLIHWKRMYDVSRRESV from the coding sequence ATGGATTGGAATGCCTTTTTTGAATTGTTCTGGCAAAACGTAGCCGCTTCCTCAATCTGGGAGATCATCGCTGTTATTTTCGGAATCCTGAGCGTTTGGTATGCCCAAAAGGCTAACATCCTGGTTTATCCTACCGGCATCATTAGCACAGTCATCTATATTTTTATTTGCTTTTTTGCCCAGCTTTATGCCGATATGGGCATCAACGTGTTTTATACCAGCATGAGCATTTACGGCTGGTATATGTGGACCCGCAAGGACGAAAACAAAAAAGTGCTGCCCATCCGCTGGAACACCAAAAGGGAGCAGGCACTGGGTATCCTGATGATCCCGGTATTATATGTATTGATCCTGGGGCTGATCTGGATCTTTATGAAGGATGATCCCAGCGGATATATGCAAACTTACGTTCCCTATGTAGACTCATTTACCACCTCCATTTTCCTGATCGGGATGTGGTATATGGCCCGCAAAAAGATTGAGAACTGGATCTACTGGATCGTTGGTGATATAATTTCTATCCCCCTTTATTTCGTCAAGGGCCTGGTGTTTACCAGTTTTCAGTTTACCATTTTCCTGGTAATTGCCGTAATGGGGCTGATTCATTGGAAAAGGATGTATGATGTCAGCCGCCGCGAATCGGTCTAA
- a CDS encoding OmpA family protein translates to MKTTKLMFIGILSAALLFQGCKALTGTQKGAAVGVAAGTAAGAIIGRASGNTAAGAVVGAAVGGTAGAIIGHQMDKQAEEIREELPDVNVERVGEGIIVEFTNDILFGFDSSVLTDQAMENLDKLVIILNKYPDTDIEILGHTDSSGSNEYNQALSERRAGAVATYLVNQAIAAKRLAIIGFGEEQPKYSNETAEGRAQNRRVEFAITANEKMRQEAEEQATEGN, encoded by the coding sequence ATGAAAACAACAAAACTGATGTTCATTGGAATTTTATCGGCCGCCCTTTTATTTCAAGGCTGCAAAGCGTTGACGGGAACCCAGAAGGGCGCTGCCGTTGGAGTCGCTGCAGGAACTGCTGCTGGAGCCATTATAGGACGGGCTTCAGGTAATACTGCCGCAGGCGCCGTGGTCGGAGCCGCCGTGGGTGGAACAGCCGGTGCAATCATTGGGCACCAGATGGACAAGCAAGCCGAGGAAATCAGGGAAGAACTTCCTGATGTGAACGTTGAAAGGGTTGGCGAAGGTATCATTGTAGAATTTACCAATGACATTCTTTTCGGTTTTGACAGCTCTGTATTGACTGACCAGGCCATGGAGAACCTGGACAAGCTAGTGATCATCCTCAACAAATATCCCGATACGGATATTGAAATTCTGGGACACACGGACAGCTCAGGATCAAACGAATACAACCAGGCGCTCTCAGAACGCCGTGCTGGTGCAGTGGCCACCTACCTTGTAAACCAAGCCATTGCTGCCAAAAGGCTTGCCATCATTGGCTTTGGTGAAGAACAGCCCAAGTATTCAAATGAAACCGCTGAGGGACGTGCCCAAAATCGCAGGGTAGAATTTGCCATTACCGCTAATGAAAAAATGCGTCAGGAAGCCGAAGAACAGGCCACTGAAGGAAACTAA
- a CDS encoding glycoside hydrolase family 97 protein: MKKITQLWMLILLAGFFSACQKSPTTSIQSPSGNIEVEVFTLADGQAAYTVSLEGQLLVDTSGLAFEFLDMPPLKEGLEIRSAETSAFSETWEMPWGEQRFVENSYQELRVAFAENEGLKREFDLVFRLYDDGLGFRYEFPAQENLEKVFITEEHSRFKLTGDHKVWWIPGDWDIYEHLYSTSRFSEIEALSYRDHSNLAQTHIPINAVGAPVTMKTDNGIYLSFHEAALVDYAAMTLAIDKENLEMATNLVGSWRDYKVEKQTPFNTPWRMIQIAQRAGDLIESKLILNLNEPSKIEDTSWLKPVKYAGIWWEMHLDLSTWAMAGGRHGATTENAKRYIDFAAENGLDAILVEGWNTGWENWIGTADREGIYDFVTPYPDYDLKGVVEYAQSKGLNIIMHHETSAAVNTYDQQLDTAFALAETLGIHAVKTGYVGTILPEGEYHLSQFMVNHYQKVLETAARHKVAVNSHETVMATGLRRTWPNFFASENLRGQEFNAWASDGGNPPEHLTIVPFTRMLAGPIDFTPGIFYIKLGPTKPNNQVNTTLAHQLALYVVIYSPVQMAADLPQNYEGHPAFQFIRDVGVDWEQSRVLDGEIGEFITIAREERETGNWFLGSITNQEGREITIQTDFLKAGQTYLARIYADAPDAHWSDNPTAYLIIEKEVNSESILPVRLSPGGGVAICFQPQK; the protein is encoded by the coding sequence ATGAAAAAAATAACGCAATTGTGGATGCTTATCTTACTGGCCGGTTTTTTCAGCGCCTGCCAGAAAAGCCCAACAACCAGTATTCAATCTCCATCAGGAAACATTGAAGTGGAAGTCTTTACCCTTGCCGACGGGCAGGCAGCCTATACCGTCAGCCTTGAAGGCCAGCTGCTGGTCGACACCTCGGGCCTTGCCTTTGAATTCCTCGATATGCCGCCATTAAAGGAAGGGCTGGAGATTCGCTCGGCAGAAACCAGTGCTTTTTCCGAGACCTGGGAAATGCCCTGGGGAGAGCAGCGCTTTGTGGAAAATTCGTATCAGGAACTTCGGGTAGCCTTTGCCGAAAACGAAGGCCTGAAGCGGGAGTTCGACCTGGTGTTTCGGTTGTATGATGATGGTTTGGGATTCCGCTATGAATTCCCTGCCCAGGAAAACTTGGAAAAGGTATTCATCACTGAAGAGCACAGCCGGTTTAAGCTCACCGGCGATCATAAGGTCTGGTGGATCCCTGGCGACTGGGATATCTACGAACATCTATACAGCACCAGCCGCTTCAGCGAGATCGAGGCCCTGAGCTATCGCGACCATTCCAACCTGGCGCAGACCCACATCCCCATCAATGCCGTTGGTGCCCCGGTGACAATGAAAACCGACAACGGAATTTACCTCAGCTTCCACGAAGCAGCTTTGGTAGATTATGCGGCCATGACCCTGGCCATCGACAAGGAGAACCTTGAAATGGCCACCAACCTAGTTGGCTCGTGGCGCGACTACAAGGTGGAAAAACAAACGCCATTCAACACCCCCTGGCGAATGATCCAGATCGCCCAACGTGCGGGTGATCTGATCGAATCAAAGCTGATCCTCAACCTGAACGAACCCAGCAAAATTGAAGATACGTCATGGCTGAAGCCCGTAAAATATGCGGGTATCTGGTGGGAGATGCACCTCGACCTCTCCACCTGGGCTATGGCAGGCGGAAGACACGGAGCGACCACAGAAAATGCAAAACGTTACATTGACTTTGCCGCCGAAAACGGCCTGGATGCCATCTTGGTGGAAGGCTGGAATACCGGTTGGGAAAATTGGATCGGCACGGCCGACCGTGAAGGCATCTATGATTTTGTAACGCCTTATCCCGACTACGATCTCAAGGGAGTGGTGGAATATGCCCAAAGCAAGGGCTTGAATATTATCATGCACCACGAGACCTCAGCAGCGGTGAACACCTACGATCAGCAACTGGACACTGCATTTGCCCTGGCTGAAACCCTGGGGATACACGCCGTGAAAACAGGCTATGTGGGCACCATCCTCCCGGAAGGGGAATACCACCTCAGCCAGTTTATGGTCAATCACTATCAGAAAGTTTTGGAGACCGCTGCCAGGCATAAGGTGGCCGTCAACTCACATGAAACCGTCATGGCAACGGGATTACGCCGCACCTGGCCTAACTTCTTTGCCAGCGAGAACCTGCGGGGGCAGGAATTCAACGCCTGGGCCAGCGACGGAGGTAACCCCCCAGAGCATCTTACCATCGTTCCTTTCACCCGTATGCTGGCAGGGCCTATTGATTTCACCCCGGGCATTTTCTACATCAAACTGGGCCCCACAAAGCCCAACAACCAGGTCAATACGACTTTGGCCCATCAATTGGCCCTTTACGTGGTGATATACAGCCCAGTACAGATGGCAGCCGACCTGCCCCAAAACTATGAAGGTCACCCGGCTTTCCAGTTTATTCGTGACGTAGGGGTCGACTGGGAGCAGAGCAGGGTATTGGACGGAGAAATTGGTGAATTCATCACTATAGCACGTGAAGAACGTGAGACTGGAAACTGGTTCCTTGGAAGCATTACCAACCAAGAAGGCAGGGAAATCACCATTCAGACCGATTTCCTGAAAGCTGGGCAAACTTATCTTGCCAGAATTTACGCAGATGCACCTGATGCCCATTGGAGTGACAACCCAACTGCTTACCTAATTATAGAAAAGGAAGTTAATTCAGAAAGTATTCTACCTGTACGACTTTCTCCGGGGGGCGGCGTCGCAATTTGTTTCCAACCTCAAAAATGA
- a CDS encoding porin family protein, whose translation MKKIVIAFFAIILVAGFTAQSQAQGISFGLRGGFDLQNINGKDSDGDALELDLVPRFNVGAVVEIPVAPDFYFQPALLFSTKGAKTGDEFLGQTIELEYNLGYIDLPLSLLYKPVLGNGRFILGFGPYLGYGITGKASYTLNSTTTEEDIEWTNEYEGNGTLAQFKPFDFGANVFFGYELAMGLSFQVNTQLGLAKINPDSGDGEDEASLKNTGFGISLGYRF comes from the coding sequence ATGAAAAAAATTGTAATTGCCTTTTTTGCCATAATTCTTGTTGCTGGATTTACAGCACAATCTCAGGCGCAGGGAATATCCTTTGGTCTGCGCGGTGGTTTTGACCTTCAGAATATCAATGGGAAGGATTCTGACGGTGATGCCCTCGAACTCGACCTGGTCCCCCGCTTTAACGTGGGCGCTGTTGTTGAAATTCCTGTTGCTCCTGATTTTTATTTCCAGCCCGCTTTGCTGTTCTCCACAAAAGGCGCCAAGACCGGTGACGAATTTCTTGGGCAAACCATAGAACTGGAATACAACCTGGGATACATCGATCTGCCCCTCAGCCTGCTTTATAAGCCGGTATTGGGCAACGGACGGTTCATCCTTGGCTTTGGCCCTTACCTGGGTTATGGTATCACAGGAAAAGCTTCTTATACCCTGAACAGTACCACAACAGAAGAAGACATTGAATGGACCAACGAATATGAAGGAAACGGAACACTGGCTCAGTTCAAGCCCTTTGATTTCGGCGCCAATGTGTTCTTCGGATATGAGCTGGCTATGGGCCTTTCTTTCCAGGTTAACACCCAGCTTGGCCTGGCTAAGATCAATCCCGATTCAGGTGATGGCGAGGATGAGGCCAGCCTGAAAAATACCGGTTTTGGTATTTCCCTGGGCTATCGCTTCTAA
- a CDS encoding helix-turn-helix domain-containing protein, producing MKDQHDPAAIASRFINQTGCHIFLTGKAGTGKTTFLKKMVGYTHKKVVVAAPTGIAAINAGGVTLHSLFQLPFGSFVPSLKGFSGSHLNTQVTTPQSLLSKTQLNATKRNLLRELELLIIDEVSMLRADLLDAIDTLLRHVRRKKSIPFGGLQILFIGDLWQLPPVVKKDEWELLRHHYPSLFFFDARALQENPPLTIELENIYRQTDLRFIHLLNHLRENILDASDRALLNSHYVAGFDPTEKEGWVFLTTHNHKADLINRKALDKLKGRIHQFHAKIDGDFNESQYPVEYTLELKEGAQVMFIKNDYSAERLYFNGKIGTVDEISEDSIVVRFSDGSTPAEVEPYTWENKKFSMNQDTNEIEEKVAGTFTHLPLKLAWAITVHKSQGLTFDKAVIDVAEAFASGQTYVALSRLRSLDGLVLTTPFPVRNLDADPSLVQFSGIKTGTDILLNRLRHETRLFLIREVEQAFDFASLVWVSEDFLKDYNKDEKRSPRQAYRAFGAEVLEQAKSIKEVADRFRQQMHRQGVLQHDSHLPLLKERIHAAKTYFEPLLKELSVKVFGHIKEVSGTSGMKKYIKELRELEVVFYGRLQYIHKVDKLIAAVLENAELNKQRLKTTDLQMERDQMTAQAEATKKTRGRKKKKPEPEFKEKKPDSKTISYEMFRQGLGIEAIARARALAESTIEGHLAHFVKEGKIDPTLFVEPEKIEQILEASKAVKSTRMSDVMAVLGSEFTYADIRFALAGLKEDSNEK from the coding sequence ATGAAAGATCAGCATGACCCGGCTGCCATTGCTTCCCGCTTTATCAACCAGACGGGTTGCCACATTTTCCTCACGGGAAAGGCGGGCACAGGGAAGACCACCTTCTTAAAAAAAATGGTTGGATACACCCACAAAAAGGTGGTGGTTGCTGCGCCCACCGGAATTGCGGCCATCAATGCGGGGGGCGTTACCCTTCATTCCCTTTTCCAATTGCCATTCGGGTCCTTTGTTCCTTCCCTGAAAGGATTCTCGGGCAGCCACCTCAACACCCAGGTTACCACCCCGCAAAGCCTGCTCAGTAAAACCCAACTCAATGCGACCAAGCGAAACCTGCTCCGCGAACTGGAATTGCTGATCATCGATGAGGTGAGCATGCTCAGGGCTGATCTCCTGGATGCCATCGATACCCTGCTCCGCCATGTGCGCCGAAAAAAAAGCATCCCTTTCGGGGGACTCCAGATCCTGTTTATCGGTGACCTCTGGCAACTGCCCCCGGTGGTAAAGAAGGACGAATGGGAGTTGCTGAGACATCATTACCCATCGCTATTCTTTTTCGATGCCAGGGCCCTGCAGGAAAATCCACCCCTGACCATTGAACTCGAAAACATTTATCGCCAAACCGATCTGCGCTTCATTCACCTGCTCAACCATCTGCGCGAAAACATCCTTGATGCCTCTGACCGGGCCTTGCTCAACAGCCATTACGTTGCCGGATTCGACCCCACCGAAAAGGAAGGTTGGGTATTCCTCACCACCCACAACCACAAGGCCGATCTCATCAACCGAAAGGCCCTCGACAAGCTTAAAGGTCGCATTCATCAGTTCCATGCAAAAATCGATGGTGATTTTAACGAGTCGCAGTACCCGGTAGAATATACCCTGGAACTGAAGGAGGGGGCCCAGGTGATGTTCATCAAAAACGATTACTCGGCCGAGCGGCTTTATTTCAACGGGAAGATTGGCACCGTGGATGAGATCAGCGAGGATTCAATAGTCGTTCGCTTCAGCGATGGTTCTACGCCCGCAGAGGTAGAACCCTATACCTGGGAGAACAAGAAGTTCAGCATGAACCAGGACACCAACGAAATTGAGGAAAAGGTGGCCGGGACCTTTACCCACCTGCCACTGAAGCTGGCCTGGGCCATCACCGTGCACAAGAGCCAGGGGCTGACCTTCGATAAGGCGGTGATTGATGTGGCAGAAGCATTTGCCTCCGGGCAGACTTATGTGGCCTTGTCGCGCTTGCGCAGCCTGGATGGACTGGTGCTCACCACCCCTTTCCCTGTCCGGAACCTGGATGCCGACCCTTCGCTGGTTCAATTTTCCGGCATTAAAACGGGAACCGACATCCTTCTGAACCGGCTCCGTCATGAAACCCGCCTGTTTCTGATCCGCGAAGTGGAGCAGGCCTTCGATTTTGCTTCCCTGGTTTGGGTGTCTGAAGACTTCCTTAAGGATTACAATAAAGACGAGAAACGTTCACCAAGGCAGGCCTACAGGGCTTTTGGCGCTGAAGTCCTTGAGCAGGCCAAAAGCATTAAAGAGGTTGCCGACCGCTTCCGCCAGCAAATGCATCGCCAGGGGGTATTGCAGCACGACAGCCATTTGCCCCTGCTGAAGGAGCGCATCCATGCAGCAAAGACCTATTTTGAGCCCCTTCTGAAAGAACTTTCGGTTAAGGTCTTCGGGCACATCAAAGAAGTCAGCGGGACCAGCGGCATGAAGAAGTACATCAAGGAATTGCGCGAGCTGGAGGTTGTTTTTTACGGACGCCTTCAGTATATCCACAAGGTCGATAAACTGATCGCTGCAGTGCTTGAGAATGCCGAACTGAACAAACAACGGCTGAAAACCACCGACCTTCAAATGGAACGGGATCAGATGACCGCCCAGGCTGAAGCCACAAAAAAAACCCGGGGAAGAAAAAAGAAAAAGCCCGAGCCGGAGTTCAAGGAGAAAAAGCCTGATTCAAAAACCATTTCCTACGAAATGTTCCGCCAGGGCCTTGGCATTGAGGCCATTGCAAGAGCGCGCGCGTTGGCCGAGTCGACCATCGAAGGCCACCTGGCTCATTTTGTGAAAGAGGGAAAAATTGATCCCACCCTGTTTGTTGAACCAGAAAAGATTGAACAGATCCTGGAGGCATCAAAGGCCGTAAAAAGCACAAGGATGAGCGACGTGATGGCGGTTCTGGGCAGCGAATTCACCTATGCGGATATCCGGTTTGCCCTGGCTGGACTGAAGGAAGATTCAAACGAAAAATAA
- a CDS encoding (deoxy)nucleoside triphosphate pyrophosphohydrolase: MLRVSCAIIFDGGKVFAAQRGPGMHHPMKWEFPGGKVEPGETEEECIKRELAEELQMNIHILTRLPSFYHTYPDFSIELIPFLCQLLEGGHTALEHNSTGWFSLPELLTLDWAEADKALMKYVVRNML; encoded by the coding sequence ATGTTACGGGTAAGCTGTGCCATCATCTTTGACGGAGGCAAAGTGTTTGCAGCCCAGCGGGGCCCGGGAATGCACCATCCGATGAAATGGGAGTTCCCCGGCGGGAAAGTGGAGCCCGGCGAAACAGAAGAGGAATGCATCAAGCGGGAACTGGCCGAAGAACTTCAAATGAACATTCACATCCTGACCAGGCTGCCTTCCTTTTACCATACCTATCCCGATTTCTCCATTGAACTGATCCCCTTTTTATGCCAGCTGCTTGAAGGGGGGCACACTGCCCTTGAACACAACAGCACAGGCTGGTTCAGCCTTCCCGAACTCTTAACCCTTGACTGGGCAGAAGCCGATAAGGCCCTCATGAAATATGTCGTCCGGAATATGCTTTAG
- the pth gene encoding aminoacyl-tRNA hydrolase — protein MKYLIAGLGNIGPEYHETRHNIGFMILDHLAAEKEAVFSPARYGDRAEFKLKGRTFILLKPSTYMNLSGRAIHYWMAKEKAELEHLLVVVDDIALPLGALRMKARGGAGGHNGLSHIIDILGTDQYARLRFGIGGDFPRGFQSQYVLGKWEPEERELIDPRIKMASEMVVSFGLQGAERTMNLFNKK, from the coding sequence ATGAAATACTTAATTGCCGGCTTGGGCAACATTGGCCCTGAGTATCATGAAACCCGCCACAACATCGGCTTCATGATCCTCGATCACCTGGCTGCAGAAAAGGAAGCCGTTTTTTCTCCAGCGCGTTATGGTGATAGGGCTGAGTTTAAACTGAAGGGGCGCACCTTCATTTTGCTGAAGCCCTCTACTTATATGAACCTGAGTGGCAGGGCCATTCATTACTGGATGGCGAAGGAAAAGGCTGAACTTGAGCATTTGCTGGTGGTGGTCGACGATATTGCATTACCCCTGGGCGCTTTGCGCATGAAAGCCAGGGGCGGTGCCGGCGGGCATAATGGTCTGTCGCATATCATTGACATCCTTGGCACCGACCAGTATGCCAGGCTGCGCTTTGGCATTGGGGGCGATTTTCCCAGGGGGTTTCAGTCGCAATATGTCCTGGGCAAATGGGAGCCGGAAGAACGTGAGCTGATCGATCCACGGATAAAAATGGCAAGCGAAATGGTTGTCAGTTTTGGCCTCCAGGGTGCTGAACGCACCATGAACCTTTTCAACAAAAAGTGA
- a CDS encoding ribose-phosphate pyrophosphokinase yields the protein MSTVVKIFSGSASRYLAQKMADHYGIPLGKEIVARFSDGEFQPSYEETLRGKDVFIIQSTFPPAENLLELLLMIDAARRASANQVVAVIPYFGFARQDRKDKPRVPIGAKLIANLLTAAGVSRVITMDLHADQIQGFFDVPVDHLYASAIFVPYIKKLNLPNLVMASPDTGGTRRAGAYAKFMNSELVICYKQRIKPNEVDRMMLIGDVRGKDVVLVDDIIDTGGSITKAGQMMMDNGATSVRAICTHPVFSGKALERIENSVFDEVIVSDTIPLTCESSKITVLSAAKLFADVIQRVHSHQSISTHFEFSTML from the coding sequence ATGTCAACGGTAGTAAAGATTTTTAGCGGATCAGCGTCCCGTTACCTGGCGCAAAAAATGGCCGATCATTATGGGATACCCCTCGGGAAAGAGATCGTTGCACGGTTTTCTGATGGCGAATTTCAGCCTTCCTATGAGGAAACCCTTCGCGGCAAGGATGTGTTTATCATCCAGAGCACGTTTCCCCCGGCCGAGAATCTCCTTGAGCTGTTGCTGATGATCGACGCTGCCCGGCGGGCATCGGCCAACCAGGTGGTAGCCGTGATTCCCTATTTCGGTTTTGCCCGCCAGGATCGTAAGGACAAACCCCGCGTTCCCATAGGTGCCAAGCTTATTGCCAACCTGCTTACCGCAGCCGGCGTAAGCAGGGTGATCACCATGGACCTGCATGCCGACCAGATCCAGGGGTTTTTCGACGTACCGGTCGACCATCTTTATGCCTCAGCAATTTTTGTGCCCTACATCAAAAAACTAAACCTTCCCAACCTGGTAATGGCTTCGCCCGACACTGGGGGTACGCGTCGGGCCGGCGCTTATGCCAAGTTTATGAACAGCGAGCTGGTGATCTGTTATAAGCAGCGGATTAAGCCCAACGAAGTCGACCGCATGATGCTCATTGGCGATGTGAGGGGCAAGGACGTTGTCTTGGTAGACGACATCATTGATACGGGCGGATCGATTACCAAGGCCGGACAAATGATGATGGACAATGGTGCCACCAGCGTCAGGGCCATCTGTACCCATCCCGTGTTCAGCGGGAAAGCTCTTGAGCGTATTGAAAACAGCGTGTTTGATGAAGTAATCGTTTCCGATACCATCCCCCTGACCTGCGAATCGTCAAAGATCACTGTGCTGAGCGCCGCCAAACTTTTTGCCGATGTGATCCAGCGCGTACATTCGCATCAGTCCATCAGCACCCATTTTGAATTTTCGACCATGCTTTAA
- a CDS encoding 50S ribosomal protein L25/general stress protein Ctc: MKKVSVSGSPRENVGKKDAKRLRREGLVPCVIYGGKEQIQFSAPEKEFKDVVYTPEACLINLNIDGKEFNAILQDIQFHPVTESILHADFLEVFDDKPVKIDIPVKITGNSPGVIKGGKLHLKLRKVKTKGLPVDLPDQIDVSISKLEIGDSFKVSQLESDKLEFLDPANAVIAMVKSTRVVAPIADEEEEEGEGGEETPASEE, encoded by the coding sequence ATGAAAAAAGTATCTGTGAGCGGTTCTCCGCGCGAGAACGTAGGGAAAAAAGATGCTAAGCGCCTGCGCCGTGAAGGCCTGGTGCCTTGTGTGATTTACGGTGGTAAGGAACAGATCCAGTTTAGCGCCCCCGAAAAAGAATTTAAGGATGTGGTTTATACTCCGGAAGCCTGCCTGATTAACCTGAACATTGATGGCAAAGAATTCAATGCCATATTGCAGGACATTCAGTTCCACCCGGTTACCGAAAGCATTCTGCATGCTGATTTCCTTGAAGTTTTTGATGACAAGCCAGTAAAAATTGATATCCCGGTTAAAATCACGGGTAATAGCCCTGGTGTCATCAAGGGTGGTAAACTCCACCTTAAACTGCGTAAGGTAAAAACCAAAGGCCTTCCCGTTGACCTGCCCGACCAAATTGATGTTTCCATCTCTAAACTCGAGATCGGCGATTCTTTCAAAGTGAGCCAGCTGGAAAGCGACAAACTTGAGTTCCTTGATCCCGCCAATGCGGTGATTGCCATGGTGAAATCGACCCGCGTTGTGGCTCCCATAGCTGATGAAGAGGAAGAAGAAGGCGAAGGCGGAGAAGAGACTCCCGCTTCCGAAGAATAA
- a CDS encoding superoxide dismutase: protein MTHTLPKLPFDPHALEPVISAKTIEFHYGKHHQAYVNNLNKLIPGSPFAEASLEEIVRKAEGGIFNNGAQVWNHTFYWESLSPEGGGEPKGKLMEAIEDSFGSFEKFKEEFSQAAATLFGSGWAWLVKNGEGKLEIVKESNAGNPMRSGKAPLLTCDVWEHAYYLDYQNRRPDYIESFWKLVNWNKVESRL from the coding sequence ATGACACACACATTACCCAAACTGCCTTTTGATCCGCACGCACTGGAGCCGGTCATTTCGGCAAAGACCATCGAGTTTCATTACGGAAAGCACCACCAGGCTTACGTGAACAACCTGAACAAGCTAATTCCGGGCAGCCCGTTTGCGGAGGCCAGTCTGGAAGAGATTGTCAGGAAGGCCGAAGGCGGAATCTTTAACAATGGCGCCCAGGTGTGGAATCACACCTTTTACTGGGAGAGCCTGTCACCGGAAGGGGGCGGTGAGCCTAAAGGCAAGTTGATGGAAGCAATAGAAGACAGTTTTGGCAGTTTTGAAAAGTTCAAAGAAGAATTTTCGCAGGCTGCTGCCACCCTGTTTGGCTCAGGCTGGGCCTGGCTGGTCAAGAACGGAGAGGGAAAACTGGAGATCGTAAAAGAAAGTAATGCAGGCAACCCCATGCGCAGCGGCAAGGCGCCCCTGCTTACCTGCGATGTTTGGGAACATGCCTATTATCTCGACTACCAAAACAGGAGGCCCGACTACATTGAATCATTCTGGAAACTGGTAAACTGGAATAAAGTAGAATCACGACTTTAA